ACGCGGGTGAGGCCGCCGACCGCTACGCAGAGGTGCGCGTCCTGGAAGGGGAGGCTACGGTCCTGAAGGGGGATGTCACGGACGCCCTGACCCGCAGCACACCCATTGGCGAGGGTGATGTGGTGGAGAGCCATGGGCGTGGCATTCTGCAGCTTGGTGATGGCAGCAGGGTGGCCTTCGGGGAGGGGACCCGTTTCACCGTGGCCACCCTGTTCGCCGATCGGGACGGGGATCGCCAGGTCCTGCTGAAGCTCGAATCCGGCAGGCTCAGGATCCAGGTGGCCGGGGATCCCGACACCCGCTTCCGGGTGGACTCCCCCTTGGGTGGGGCCAGCTTCGGGGCCAAGGCTGATGTCTCCTTTGAAGTCGGAGCCCGTGGCCTGGAGGTCAGGGTCTTCTCCGGCCGGGCGACGGCGGGGGTGCGGGATGACCGGGAGGGGCTCTATGCCGGGGAGGTCATCACCCTTTCGGGGGAGCGTCTCTCCAGGGTCCGCGACTTCGACACCTACGATCTCAATGCCTTTGAGAGTTGGAGCGGCCCTCGTCTGGCCTGGAGGCAGGGGGCCGATCTGGACAAGGTCCCCCGGGAGATCCGCCCCTTCGCCGACGAACTGGAGGGGCAGGGGAACTGGGTCTATGTGGGGTCCGTCGGCGCCTACTGCTGGCAACCCCGTGGCGTGTCCCCGGACTGGCGCCCCTACTGGCGGGGCCACTGGGCCAGCTATCCGGGCGGCATGACCTGGGTCAGCGCCGAACCCTGGGGCTTTGTCACCCACCACTACGGGCGCTGGGGCTGGACTGCCGCGCTGGGCTGGTACTGGATCCCCGGGATCCAGTACGCCCCGGCCTGGGTGGCCTGGCAGGATGCCGATGACAGCTTCGGATGGGCCCCCCTGGGCTACTACGATGAACCCTGCACCTGGGGCTATGGGGCCTGGGGAGGCGGGTACTGCTGGAATGTGGTGAGCCTCAACTTCCTCTGGTACCCGCACATCGACCGCCACATCAATCCCGGTTGGCGGCAGCTGCCGGCCTTCGGGCCACGGCCTCACCGCCCCGGCCCCACGCCCTGGCGCCGCAGCCCTGTGATGGTCAGGCCCAATGAATTCCGGGATCCTGCCCTCTTCCGCAGGGTCGTCAGCCAGCCTGAGCTCCGCCGGGACCGGCTCCGGGATTACGCCCGGAGCTCCGAGCAGGCGACCGGGCGCACCGTCCGCCGCTTTGCGACCCCTTCCCGGGTGGAACAGCCTGCCGACAGGCCCCAGGGCTTTGCCGACCGCGAGCGGCAGTTCCGGCGGGTGGAGAGTCCTGACCGAAGGGGAGCCGAAGGCGTCAGGCCGAACCGTGGAGGCACGCCCCAGCCCGAGCGGGGCGGCGTTGTGCAGCCCCAGCGTTCCCGGCCGGTGCAGGAACCCGACGCTACGCTCCCACCGCGCCGGACCAGGCCCCAGGAACCCATGACCCGGCCGCGGAACAGTTCCGATGGGCGCAGCGAGCAGCCCTCCAGTGCTCGCCCCGCCGCCGTGGAGAGATCCCAGGCTTCACCCGAGCGCGACCGTGTTGTGCGGGAGCGGTCCGATGCGGCACCCGGTCAGAGCCGCGAGGTGCGGGAGACGCATGGGGAGACTCGCCCCAAGACCGATCAGGGCAAGGGGGCCAAGGCCTCCTTCTCCAGATCCGAGAAGCACTCCGGTGGGGACAAGGATGGCAGCCGGAAGAAGGACTGAAGGTTATCGTCGGCGGCATCCTGCCCGATAAGCCTCAGGTGGACCACAAGGAGGGCAATGCCATGGACCAGGCCTTCAGCCAGCGCGAATTCACCCGGGTGCCATCCTGTCTGACGGTCCGGGTGACGGTGGATGGCACGGAGATCCCGAATCGCGGTTCCCAGAACGTCAGCCTCAAGGGCATGCTGATCCACCTTGGGGCCCCTCTGCCCGTCGGGACACCCTGCCGCCTGACCATCCTGCTGGCGGATGGCGAAATCGAGGTGGAGGTCGAGGCTCAGGTGGTCCACAACTACGAGGCCGGGACGGCCTTCCAGTTCACCAAGATCCTGGGAGTGGAGAGCTTCGAGCACCTCAAGAACCTCGTCCTCTACAACGCCCAGGACACTGAACAGGTCGAGGAGGAGTTCCACTCCCACTGGGGTTTCAAGCGCCGCGACGAGTAGTGCTCTCCTCGCTCCTTCCGGCAGAATGGGCTCATGAGACTCATCTTCGAACAGCTTCGGATCGGCGGGGATCGTAACTTCGCCTACCTCATCGGCGACCGGGAGGCCGGTAAGGGGGTCCTGGTGGATCCTGCCTTCGATCCCGGGATGGCGGTGGAGCGGGCAGCGGTGCAGGGACTGCACATCACCCATATCCTCAACACCCATGGGCACGATGATCATGCCAATGGCAACCGTGAAGCCCATCGCCTGACCGGCGCAGAGGTGGCCGGTGGCCCGGGGCATCCAGGTCCTCTGGACCGGGTGCTGGGGGAGGGCGAGCGCATCCCGGTGGGGATCTTCACCCTGCGGGTCTCCACCGTCCCCGGTCACACCCCGGACCACTTGGCCTTCCTCCTGGAGGAGGCGGCCATCGGTTTGACGGGGGATCATCTCTTTGTCGGGAAGGTCGGTGGGACCCGGACTGAGGCGGAAGGGCGACAGGAGTGGGAGAGCCTGCGGAAACTGCTCAGGGACTGGCCGGAGCACACCACCATCTGGCCGGGGCACGACTACGGTGCCAGGCCCTCCAGCACCCTGGCCCTGGAGCGGGACTTCAACCCCTTCCTCTGTGTTCCCGACGTGGAGGCCTTCCTGGCCCTGAAGGCCGCCTGGAGTGGCTTCAAGGTCCAGCATGGGCTGAAGTAGCTAACGGTGCCCCTCCCGGCAGGGGTGGAGGGGGCCG
The sequence above is drawn from the uncultured Holophaga sp. genome and encodes:
- a CDS encoding hydroxyacylglutathione hydrolase family protein, encoding MRLIFEQLRIGGDRNFAYLIGDREAGKGVLVDPAFDPGMAVERAAVQGLHITHILNTHGHDDHANGNREAHRLTGAEVAGGPGHPGPLDRVLGEGERIPVGIFTLRVSTVPGHTPDHLAFLLEEAAIGLTGDHLFVGKVGGTRTEAEGRQEWESLRKLLRDWPEHTTIWPGHDYGARPSSTLALERDFNPFLCVPDVEAFLALKAAWSGFKVQHGLK
- a CDS encoding DUF6600 domain-containing protein, whose product is MSAFDRRFLPLALLLPTIALVGSPAAAQTDQDADDYAGEAADRYAEVRVLEGEATVLKGDVTDALTRSTPIGEGDVVESHGRGILQLGDGSRVAFGEGTRFTVATLFADRDGDRQVLLKLESGRLRIQVAGDPDTRFRVDSPLGGASFGAKADVSFEVGARGLEVRVFSGRATAGVRDDREGLYAGEVITLSGERLSRVRDFDTYDLNAFESWSGPRLAWRQGADLDKVPREIRPFADELEGQGNWVYVGSVGAYCWQPRGVSPDWRPYWRGHWASYPGGMTWVSAEPWGFVTHHYGRWGWTAALGWYWIPGIQYAPAWVAWQDADDSFGWAPLGYYDEPCTWGYGAWGGGYCWNVVSLNFLWYPHIDRHINPGWRQLPAFGPRPHRPGPTPWRRSPVMVRPNEFRDPALFRRVVSQPELRRDRLRDYARSSEQATGRTVRRFATPSRVEQPADRPQGFADRERQFRRVESPDRRGAEGVRPNRGGTPQPERGGVVQPQRSRPVQEPDATLPPRRTRPQEPMTRPRNSSDGRSEQPSSARPAAVERSQASPERDRVVRERSDAAPGQSREVRETHGETRPKTDQGKGAKASFSRSEKHSGGDKDGSRKKD
- a CDS encoding PilZ domain-containing protein, translated to MDQAFSQREFTRVPSCLTVRVTVDGTEIPNRGSQNVSLKGMLIHLGAPLPVGTPCRLTILLADGEIEVEVEAQVVHNYEAGTAFQFTKILGVESFEHLKNLVLYNAQDTEQVEEEFHSHWGFKRRDE